The Nitrospinaceae bacterium genome contains a region encoding:
- a CDS encoding LexA family transcriptional regulator, which yields MAKSAHFKIAGSRIVRARSQRGWNRNQLARISGISWANLARYEEGENEPSAGKLLCIAEALGVSVDWILGREGAKESVVAGPVDVTIRMSSNIQGSGIVDESEFRAVPLVSGTIAAGSARIVDENIDEYALIHISQITGRSDLVAVRVDLEMGRSMLPLIQPGAVVVIDRQDNLIIPDGMYAVRDHSGGCTLKRLQWTAPRLWLVPENRDEPVAHIDLDVEGPEKYIVGRVVWAYQPLV from the coding sequence ATGGCCAAGTCTGCACATTTTAAAATTGCTGGTTCTCGAATCGTCCGTGCCCGTTCTCAACGTGGCTGGAATCGCAATCAGCTTGCACGTATTTCTGGGATAAGTTGGGCGAACCTTGCTCGTTATGAAGAAGGGGAAAACGAGCCAAGCGCCGGAAAGCTGCTGTGTATCGCCGAGGCCCTTGGCGTTTCTGTGGATTGGATTTTGGGTCGAGAGGGGGCTAAGGAGAGTGTCGTTGCTGGGCCGGTCGATGTAACCATCCGCATGTCGAGCAATATTCAGGGCTCGGGCATCGTCGATGAGTCAGAGTTCCGGGCCGTTCCGCTCGTATCGGGAACTATCGCGGCAGGCAGCGCTCGAATTGTTGATGAGAACATTGATGAATATGCCCTGATTCACATCTCTCAAATAACAGGGCGGTCTGATCTAGTTGCAGTTCGCGTTGATCTTGAAATGGGCCGGAGCATGCTCCCCCTCATCCAGCCTGGTGCCGTCGTAGTTATCGATCGCCAAGATAATTTGATCATCCCTGATGGTATGTACGCCGTGAGGGACCATTCAGGGGGATGCACTTTGAAGCGTCTCCAGTGGACAGCACCTCGCCTCTGGTTGGTCCCCGAAAACCGCGATGAACCTGTAGCCCACATTGATCTCGATGTCGAGGGACCCGAGAAGTACATTGTCGGTCGGGTGGTGTGGGCTTACCAGCCACTGGTATAA